The following coding sequences are from one Mycolicibacterium aichiense window:
- a CDS encoding helix-turn-helix transcriptional regulator: MAADTQLTAARAAYAHGDWRTAYDQFTEAQEAGELTTDDLSSFGLAAWRLGHGRHSMQLSEQAFNRLNAANDTHGAAMKAVEVALQWFNGGDLTITRVWINRARRLHDKQPDDRILAYLLYVDSLVAIDEGRNDVAKDLAEELQDVTDRLDDPGFNALCFTASGVTMLPFARTSEAFAQLDEAMMPVLADQVPVDWAGDIYCAVIHECHRLADLTRMKTWFDAMEVWRKGPKVTASWYGTTCEVHKMDLHSATKTLSEVEQRLIDAITAMGDFPGTVGKGYYELGEIRRRKGDIAGARQAFNQAREHNKDPQPGEALLRCHLGEADAAATDLRMRMDAEHDEINRLRLLPAAVDIALFRGKLDDADRYCAELEAGAEKFDSPGFRAWARHARGAVLVKQGNAADALPVLQDALRRYRSTQCRYEMAQVYEWMSLARSDSGDPEGAAADKANATAIYQQLGVTPAQAEPTEAPGGLTKRELEVLVGIAAGLSNRDLAKKLFISEKTTARHLANIYVKLGVSSRTAAAAWAHENKVLHGAST; encoded by the coding sequence ATGGCAGCCGACACCCAGCTCACGGCCGCGCGCGCCGCCTACGCCCACGGCGACTGGCGCACCGCCTACGACCAGTTCACCGAAGCCCAAGAAGCCGGCGAGCTCACCACCGACGATCTGTCGTCGTTCGGGCTGGCCGCCTGGCGCCTCGGCCATGGCCGCCATTCCATGCAGCTCTCTGAGCAGGCCTTTAACCGCCTCAATGCCGCCAACGACACCCACGGCGCCGCCATGAAGGCAGTCGAGGTCGCCCTGCAGTGGTTCAACGGCGGCGATCTGACCATCACCCGGGTCTGGATCAACCGCGCCCGCCGCCTCCACGACAAGCAACCCGACGACCGGATCCTGGCCTACCTTCTCTATGTCGACTCCCTGGTCGCCATCGACGAAGGCCGCAACGACGTCGCCAAAGACCTCGCCGAGGAACTCCAGGACGTCACCGACCGACTCGACGACCCCGGCTTCAACGCGCTGTGCTTCACCGCCAGCGGCGTCACCATGCTGCCGTTTGCCCGCACCAGCGAAGCCTTCGCCCAACTCGACGAGGCGATGATGCCCGTCCTCGCCGACCAAGTGCCCGTCGACTGGGCCGGCGACATCTACTGCGCCGTCATCCACGAATGCCATCGCCTCGCCGATCTCACCCGGATGAAGACCTGGTTCGACGCCATGGAGGTCTGGCGCAAAGGCCCGAAGGTCACCGCCTCCTGGTACGGCACCACCTGCGAGGTTCACAAGATGGACCTGCACAGCGCCACGAAGACCCTGAGCGAAGTCGAGCAGCGGCTGATCGACGCGATCACCGCCATGGGTGACTTCCCCGGCACTGTCGGCAAGGGCTATTACGAACTCGGCGAAATCCGGCGCCGCAAGGGCGACATCGCTGGCGCCCGCCAAGCGTTCAACCAGGCCCGCGAACACAACAAAGACCCGCAACCCGGTGAAGCCCTCCTGAGGTGCCACCTCGGTGAGGCCGACGCTGCCGCCACCGACCTGCGCATGCGGATGGACGCCGAACACGACGAGATCAACCGCCTTCGGCTGCTGCCCGCGGCCGTCGACATCGCCTTATTCCGAGGCAAACTAGACGACGCCGACCGCTACTGTGCCGAACTCGAAGCCGGCGCAGAGAAGTTCGACTCCCCCGGCTTCCGGGCCTGGGCCCGCCACGCCCGCGGTGCCGTCCTGGTCAAACAAGGAAACGCCGCCGACGCACTGCCCGTCCTCCAAGACGCGCTGCGCCGCTACCGCAGCACCCAATGCCGCTACGAGATGGCGCAGGTGTATGAGTGGATGTCGTTGGCCCGCAGCGACTCCGGAGATCCTGAGGGAGCCGCGGCGGACAAAGCCAACGCCACCGCCATCTATCAGCAACTCGGCGTCACGCCCGCCCAAGCGGAGCCCACCGAGGCTCCCGGGGGACTCACCAAACGCGAACTCGAAGTCCTTGTCGGCATCGCAGCGGGCCTGTCCAACCGTGATCTCGCCAAGAAGCTGTTCATCAGCGAGAAAACCACCGCCCGGCACCTTGCCAACATCTACGTCAAACTCGGCGTCTCCTCCCGCACCGCAGCGGCGGCGTGGGCGCACGAGAACAAGGTGCTGCACGGCGCGTCTACATAA
- a CDS encoding MFS transporter has product MRHRWLALGVLSLGVLLIGVDGTVLAVAAPVFGRDLGMTSTEIMWIGDIYSFVLAGLLVTMGSLGDRIGHKKLLLCSATGFALASVAAAFAPTAGMLIAARALLGVAGASLAPSTLALIRGLFPIPRERAVAVGIWASVFSAGTALGPVIGGLCLEHFWWGAVFLINVPVVILLVIGGWLLLPELRNPTPGPWDPIGAGLSLVGILGVVYAVKQGAAHGLHAEIVAAGLVGAVSLTLFVRRQLKAQHPLIDVRLFANRGFCGVITANMLSILGLSGVLFFLSQFFQLVDGYSPLQAGLAELPAGVAATAFGVLAGVAVRHWSRRAVLTTALAMIGVALASLTLISPATPYWPLGIALFVIGAGLGLAFTVANDLVIASVPPQRAGAAAGVSETAYELGMALGIALLGSVIAAVYRGLDRPPGIHDDVVAHAEQSLAAAHRAAETLGGTEAHALLTAAQHAFADGVAVAAGIGAALLLASAVAVWMLLKPPPELPLVPYGCSDFKEGPVPQ; this is encoded by the coding sequence ATGCGGCACCGCTGGCTTGCCCTGGGTGTGCTCAGCCTGGGCGTGCTGCTCATCGGAGTCGACGGCACGGTGCTGGCCGTGGCGGCGCCGGTCTTCGGCCGCGATCTCGGGATGACCTCCACCGAGATCATGTGGATCGGCGACATCTACTCGTTCGTGCTCGCCGGACTGCTCGTCACCATGGGCAGCCTGGGCGACCGGATCGGGCATAAGAAGCTGTTGCTCTGCAGCGCAACCGGTTTCGCGCTGGCGTCGGTCGCGGCTGCCTTCGCGCCGACGGCCGGGATGCTGATCGCCGCCCGCGCTCTGCTCGGTGTCGCCGGGGCCAGCTTGGCACCGTCGACCCTGGCGTTGATTCGCGGCCTGTTTCCCATTCCGCGGGAACGCGCTGTGGCCGTGGGCATTTGGGCATCAGTGTTCTCGGCAGGCACCGCGCTGGGTCCGGTGATCGGCGGCCTGTGCCTGGAGCATTTCTGGTGGGGCGCGGTCTTCCTGATCAACGTGCCGGTGGTGATCCTGCTCGTGATCGGTGGCTGGCTGCTACTGCCCGAGCTACGCAATCCGACGCCCGGACCGTGGGACCCGATCGGCGCCGGGCTTTCTCTGGTCGGCATCCTCGGCGTGGTCTACGCAGTCAAACAGGGTGCCGCTCATGGCTTGCACGCCGAGATCGTCGCGGCCGGCCTGGTGGGCGCGGTGTCGCTCACGCTATTCGTCCGACGTCAGCTCAAGGCGCAGCACCCGCTGATCGACGTGCGCCTGTTCGCCAACCGCGGGTTCTGCGGCGTCATCACCGCCAACATGCTGTCGATCCTCGGCCTGTCCGGGGTGCTCTTCTTCCTATCCCAGTTCTTCCAACTGGTCGACGGCTACAGCCCGCTGCAGGCCGGGCTCGCCGAACTGCCCGCCGGGGTGGCAGCGACCGCGTTCGGTGTCCTGGCGGGAGTGGCGGTCCGGCACTGGTCGCGACGCGCGGTCCTCACGACCGCACTCGCGATGATCGGTGTGGCACTCGCGTCGCTGACTCTGATCAGCCCGGCGACACCGTATTGGCCGCTCGGAATCGCGCTGTTCGTCATCGGCGCCGGCCTCGGGTTGGCGTTCACCGTCGCCAACGACCTCGTCATCGCCAGCGTTCCGCCGCAACGCGCCGGCGCCGCGGCGGGTGTGTCAGAGACCGCCTACGAACTGGGCATGGCGTTGGGTATCGCGCTACTGGGCAGCGTGATCGCCGCGGTCTACCGCGGGCTGGACCGCCCGCCCGGCATCCACGACGATGTCGTCGCGCACGCCGAACAATCGCTGGCAGCCGCGCACCGGGCCGCCGAAACCCTCGGTGGCACCGAGGCGCACGCCCTGCTGACCGCGGCCCAGCACGCATTCGCCGACGGAGTCGCCGTCGCCGCGGGAATCGGCGCGGCCTTACTGCTCGCCTCGGCGGTGGCGGTGTGGATGCTGCTCAAGCCGCCGCCCGAACTCCCGCTTGTCCCCTATGGTTGCTCTGACTTCAAGGAAGGCCCGGTGCCGCAATGA
- a CDS encoding amino acid permease: protein MTVDSTDEELRHSGYQPELKRTLGGFQVFAISFAFISVLVAIFATYGAVLNYSGPVGIWLWIIAAVGQTLVALVVAQFAARIALTGSSYQWASRLANPKVGWFFGWLTFWFLAIGVVAMNSALASQAVMPLFGMAIDEGVARLITLALMLAEALLVIASTRLLGRVTSATVGLELTILAVMIVGLGAVMVFSGSGTAANLVSRGVAADAPNYFAIGGPLMAGMIMGLVTLVGFDSAANLAEEAKDPFRSVPRAIVSSVVASATLGLVFIIILTLAIKDIPAVTTSGSPVATIIRGQLGAVVERILLTGIAFAMFGAGMVMIAACSRQAFAMARDARFPAHSVLRKVSARTQTPVIATVLILVIGVVLMLALPGDALLQLIVASTILPALLYGGIVVLYLCVRKRLNTKEGGFSLGRFETPVAYTALVWVAFSIFALVSPSEARVPGLIVLGLLAVGGLYFAFLLVTNRTALDSEPGEPGAF, encoded by the coding sequence ATGACCGTTGACTCCACCGACGAGGAACTTCGGCATTCGGGCTACCAACCCGAACTGAAGCGAACCCTGGGCGGATTCCAGGTGTTCGCGATCTCCTTCGCGTTCATTTCCGTCCTCGTCGCGATCTTCGCGACCTACGGCGCGGTGCTCAATTATTCAGGGCCGGTGGGCATCTGGCTGTGGATCATCGCCGCCGTCGGCCAGACGCTCGTCGCCCTGGTGGTGGCCCAGTTCGCCGCGCGCATCGCACTCACCGGTTCGTCCTATCAGTGGGCATCACGACTGGCGAATCCGAAAGTCGGGTGGTTCTTCGGCTGGCTGACGTTCTGGTTCCTGGCAATCGGCGTGGTCGCGATGAACAGCGCGCTGGCCAGCCAAGCCGTCATGCCGCTGTTCGGCATGGCGATCGACGAAGGTGTCGCCCGGCTGATCACGTTGGCGCTGATGCTCGCCGAGGCACTACTCGTCATCGCCTCCACCCGACTGCTCGGCAGAGTCACGTCGGCCACGGTGGGGCTCGAGCTGACCATATTGGCGGTGATGATCGTCGGTCTCGGGGCCGTGATGGTGTTCTCGGGCAGCGGCACCGCCGCCAACCTGGTCTCCCGTGGTGTGGCCGCCGATGCTCCGAACTACTTCGCGATCGGTGGTCCACTGATGGCCGGGATGATCATGGGGTTGGTGACGCTGGTCGGTTTCGACTCCGCGGCGAATCTCGCTGAGGAGGCCAAGGATCCGTTCCGCAGCGTCCCGCGCGCGATCGTCTCGTCAGTGGTGGCATCGGCAACGCTGGGCCTGGTGTTCATCATCATCCTCACGTTGGCGATCAAAGATATTCCCGCGGTGACCACCAGTGGATCACCGGTTGCGACGATCATCCGCGGCCAGCTGGGCGCAGTGGTCGAACGAATTCTGCTGACCGGCATCGCGTTTGCGATGTTCGGCGCGGGCATGGTGATGATCGCCGCGTGCTCACGACAGGCATTCGCCATGGCGCGCGATGCACGTTTCCCCGCTCACAGCGTGCTGCGCAAGGTCAGCGCGCGAACGCAGACGCCGGTGATCGCGACCGTCCTGATCCTGGTGATCGGCGTGGTCTTGATGCTCGCGCTGCCCGGCGATGCACTGCTGCAGTTGATCGTGGCGTCGACGATTTTGCCTGCGCTGCTCTACGGCGGGATCGTGGTGCTGTATCTGTGCGTACGCAAACGCCTCAACACCAAAGAAGGCGGGTTCAGCCTCGGCCGGTTCGAGACACCGGTGGCGTATACCGCGCTCGTCTGGGTGGCCTTCTCGATCTTCGCTCTCGTATCACCCAGTGAGGCAAGGGTTCCCGGGCTGATCGTGCTCGGTCTGCTCGCGGTGGGCGGCCTGTACTTCGCGTTCCTGCTCGTCACCAACCGGACCGCCCTGGATAGCGAGCCCGGCGAACCTGGCGCGTTCTGA
- a CDS encoding heme-binding protein, translating to MLVRNLISAGIISGAMLIGSAATAAADEPNCTAGDLTQVLSGVNAGMSVYLFTHPDVNAFFTGLKGKSRDEMRTAVADYLQANPEVRDQLKAVRQPAADFRARCDAPMPDDMGPMG from the coding sequence ATGTTGGTCCGTAACTTGATCAGCGCCGGCATAATCTCGGGCGCAATGCTGATCGGCAGTGCGGCAACCGCCGCCGCCGACGAGCCGAACTGTACGGCGGGCGACCTCACCCAGGTCCTGTCCGGAGTCAACGCAGGCATGTCGGTCTACCTGTTCACCCACCCCGACGTGAACGCCTTCTTCACCGGACTCAAGGGCAAGTCACGCGACGAGATGCGCACTGCCGTCGCCGATTACCTGCAGGCCAATCCCGAGGTGCGTGATCAGCTCAAGGCCGTGCGGCAGCCGGCGGCGGACTTCCGGGCTCGCTGCGACGCGCCGATGCCTGATGACATGGGGCCCATGGGCTGA
- a CDS encoding beta strand repeat-containing protein has protein sequence MITSAKTRYTATGVLAAGAAASALLAGAALGSAPAAHASCASFFGLGNSADCSSTPLSIAIAVGSGATAHANGLFGGAFALGTNSAATTGDAFTFATAAGDGSVATANGLFGIATQLGPNGSATTQGSGLLTNPGFNIALNVSALGAPTDSSSVIAGGTGAAGNIALNLFGRGTANNPDSMKVVSHGLLNIATNWGGHDNVIEAGDAATSSLLNLTTNLFGSNTNVTAEGGIFNWATNLLGNNNTVATNGSLVNTASNLLGSNNTVTTTGGYGNWARNILGNGNTVTITGGYANAVRNLFGGGNTVTVAGGAYGSTAQNWFGTNNAVTVAGGIYSSASNFLGGNGNTLESTTGYNNSVVNLVGSGNTLSAGGAGSNYNLTFNSLGSNNQVSSGGAGGNLTAGFNFAGGTNTVTAGPGPLAFAGTIFNNGATVTKQNPGIAINNFRIGGAQATGGSSSKAPAAKANDSSKKKASAGSARGKR, from the coding sequence ATGATCACTTCCGCAAAGACTCGTTACACCGCCACCGGTGTACTCGCCGCCGGTGCGGCTGCGAGCGCTTTACTTGCTGGCGCCGCTCTCGGGTCGGCCCCCGCTGCGCACGCGAGTTGCGCGTCCTTCTTCGGTCTGGGGAACAGCGCCGACTGCTCCAGCACGCCGCTGAGCATCGCGATCGCGGTCGGCAGTGGCGCCACCGCGCACGCGAACGGACTGTTCGGCGGAGCGTTCGCACTCGGGACCAATTCGGCCGCGACCACCGGCGACGCGTTCACCTTCGCCACGGCCGCCGGGGACGGGTCGGTCGCCACCGCGAATGGGCTATTCGGTATCGCCACACAGCTGGGTCCGAACGGCTCCGCCACTACCCAAGGCTCGGGCCTGTTGACCAACCCCGGGTTCAACATTGCGCTGAACGTCTCGGCACTCGGTGCGCCGACCGACAGCAGTAGCGTCATCGCCGGCGGTACGGGTGCAGCCGGGAACATCGCCCTCAATCTGTTCGGCCGGGGGACCGCGAACAATCCGGACAGCATGAAGGTGGTCTCGCACGGCTTGCTCAACATCGCTACGAACTGGGGCGGCCACGACAACGTCATCGAGGCCGGTGATGCCGCGACGAGCTCGCTGCTCAACTTGACCACGAATCTCTTTGGCAGCAATACCAACGTCACCGCCGAGGGCGGCATCTTCAACTGGGCCACCAACCTCCTCGGCAACAACAACACCGTTGCCACGAATGGCAGCCTGGTGAACACCGCGAGCAATCTGCTCGGCAGCAATAACACCGTCACCACAACGGGCGGCTATGGGAACTGGGCCCGCAACATTCTCGGCAATGGCAACACCGTGACGATCACCGGCGGCTACGCGAACGCGGTCCGAAACCTGTTCGGCGGCGGCAATACCGTGACAGTGGCGGGCGGCGCCTATGGAAGCACCGCGCAGAACTGGTTCGGCACCAACAATGCCGTAACCGTTGCGGGAGGCATCTATAGCTCGGCCAGTAACTTCCTCGGTGGCAACGGCAATACGCTCGAGTCGACGACCGGGTACAACAACTCGGTGGTGAATCTCGTCGGCAGTGGCAACACGCTGTCCGCTGGTGGCGCCGGCAGCAACTACAACCTGACCTTCAATTCGTTGGGCAGCAACAACCAGGTCTCCTCGGGTGGCGCCGGCGGTAACCTCACGGCCGGGTTCAACTTTGCCGGCGGTACCAACACCGTGACCGCGGGACCGGGACCGTTGGCGTTTGCCGGCACCATCTTCAACAACGGCGCGACCGTCACCAAGCAGAACCCGGGCATCGCGATCAATAACTTCCGCATTGGCGGGGCTCAGGCGACCGGCGGCTCGAGCAGCAAGGCTCCGGCGGCGAAGGCTAACGACAGCAGCAAGAAGAAGGCGTCCGCGGGCAGCGCGCGGGGGAAGCGCTAG
- a CDS encoding sensor domain-containing diguanylate cyclase, whose amino-acid sequence MGGELSVATLQTIIQVQQAINDADVTAAAVMKIVVEQACEATRAPGAVIELAEFGEMVYTVTAGSLAGTEGLRLAMSGSMSGECVRTGQILISTDTETDPRVDLEACRRVHARSMIVVPLVDGNRTQGVLKVISDEPNAFTDEDVNLLEQLAAFIAKALARANVMEEKSHAASVDALTGLANRAAFLSGLERMISGAAGTGNPVAVVLYIDLDGFKPINDVHGHSVGDEVLQIIGNRIATTCRAEDLGARIGGDEFAVLLASSFAPDPVSLRERLLTALQQEMATSVGALTVGASCGTAVVGGGDLAEAVLARADAAMYADKRTRSGTRR is encoded by the coding sequence GTGGGGGGCGAACTATCCGTGGCGACCTTGCAGACCATCATCCAGGTCCAGCAAGCGATCAACGACGCGGATGTCACGGCTGCGGCGGTGATGAAAATCGTCGTGGAGCAGGCGTGCGAAGCAACCCGAGCACCCGGCGCGGTAATCGAGCTCGCCGAGTTCGGTGAGATGGTCTACACCGTCACCGCCGGCTCACTCGCCGGCACCGAAGGACTGCGGTTGGCGATGTCGGGCAGCATGTCCGGTGAGTGCGTCCGAACCGGCCAGATCCTGATTTCCACCGACACCGAGACCGATCCCCGGGTGGACCTGGAGGCCTGCCGTCGGGTGCACGCCCGGTCGATGATCGTCGTTCCGCTCGTCGACGGGAACCGCACCCAGGGCGTCTTGAAAGTCATCTCCGACGAGCCGAACGCGTTCACCGATGAGGATGTGAACCTGCTCGAGCAGCTGGCCGCGTTCATCGCCAAAGCCTTGGCACGCGCCAACGTCATGGAAGAGAAATCCCATGCCGCCTCCGTCGACGCCCTGACCGGCCTGGCCAACCGGGCGGCGTTCCTCTCGGGGCTGGAACGCATGATTTCCGGCGCCGCCGGAACCGGCAACCCGGTCGCCGTCGTGCTCTACATCGACCTCGACGGGTTCAAGCCCATCAACGATGTGCACGGACACTCCGTCGGCGACGAGGTGCTGCAGATCATCGGCAACCGGATTGCGACCACCTGCCGGGCCGAGGATCTCGGGGCGCGGATCGGCGGGGACGAGTTCGCCGTCCTGCTCGCGTCGTCGTTCGCACCCGACCCGGTCAGCCTGCGTGAGCGCCTGCTCACCGCGCTGCAGCAAGAGATGGCCACCAGCGTCGGGGCACTGACCGTCGGTGCCAGCTGCGGAACGGCGGTCGTCGGCGGTGGCGACCTCGCCGAAGCAGTCCTGGCCCGCGCCGACGCGGCGATGTACGCCGACAAACGGACCAGATCCGGAACCCGGCGCTGA
- a CDS encoding alpha/beta fold hydrolase encodes MDVASRNNVTRVGDADGPTLLLAHGFGCDQHLWHPVASRLRDRFDIVLFDHVGSGNADPAAWDPAKYSSLQGYADDVVEIAEALDLHDVVLVGHSVAATIGALAVSAAPARFGKLVMITPSPRYIDDDGYRGGFSRADIDELLESLESNYLGWSQSMAPAIMGNADRPELAEDLADTFCRTNPAAAKVFARATFLSDNRADLAAVPVPTLIVDCRQDIIAPPEVGIYVRDHIPDAQLITLDATGHCPHVSAPEATAEVIAAFASP; translated from the coding sequence ATGGATGTTGCCTCCCGCAATAACGTGACCCGCGTGGGTGACGCGGACGGGCCGACGCTCCTGTTGGCCCACGGTTTCGGCTGCGACCAGCACCTCTGGCACCCGGTGGCTTCTCGGCTGCGGGACCGGTTCGACATCGTCCTGTTCGACCACGTCGGTTCGGGCAACGCCGACCCCGCCGCGTGGGATCCGGCCAAGTACTCCTCGTTGCAGGGCTATGCCGACGACGTGGTGGAGATTGCCGAGGCCCTTGACCTGCACGATGTGGTGCTCGTCGGCCACTCGGTGGCCGCCACGATCGGGGCGCTGGCGGTGTCTGCGGCGCCGGCCCGGTTCGGCAAGCTCGTGATGATCACCCCGTCCCCGCGCTACATCGACGACGACGGTTATCGCGGTGGCTTCAGCCGCGCCGATATCGACGAGCTTCTGGAATCGCTGGAAAGCAATTACCTCGGCTGGTCGCAGTCGATGGCGCCGGCGATCATGGGAAACGCCGACCGCCCCGAGCTTGCCGAGGACCTCGCCGACACGTTCTGCCGCACCAATCCCGCAGCCGCGAAGGTCTTCGCCCGCGCCACGTTTCTCTCCGACAACCGGGCTGATCTCGCCGCGGTTCCGGTTCCGACGCTGATCGTCGACTGCCGCCAGGACATCATCGCGCCCCCGGAAGTCGGCATCTACGTGCGCGATCACATCCCCGACGCCCAGCTCATCACGCTGGACGCCACCGGACACTGCCCGCACGTCAGTGCGCCCGAGGCCACCGCGGAGGTCATTGCGGCGTTCGCCTCCCCATGA
- a CDS encoding PP2C family protein-serine/threonine phosphatase, with product MTDTEDLWQNAPSGQLAATPDGLIVDANATLASWLGTTPNALRGKPITDLFSMGGRIHFETHFAPLLQMSGQLEGISVELRAADGSRRSVFLTANVKRGADGRPVLLRVDIQDARERRSYERELLEERQRAESERARAESLAETLRRSLLPPSLSVPEGLTAAAHYHASMQDIGGDFYDLFPLSHNVSGFFLGDVCGKGPAAAAITSLTRYTLRTAAVVDPDPITVLHRLNTVIGQEHRDDQTRFCTVIFGTLTQKDDGFEVRLASGGHPAPLLMEGSGEVSYLDITGGMAVGLTDRPRFVDASLRLAPGDTMLLYSDGLTEARVGDGTRRYDDDGALRRFVTALGPVGADELITEIRQLLSTFGSGIEDDTAVLALGVPR from the coding sequence ATGACCGACACCGAGGATCTGTGGCAGAACGCACCCAGCGGTCAGCTGGCGGCGACCCCGGACGGACTCATCGTCGACGCCAACGCCACGTTGGCGTCCTGGTTGGGAACCACACCGAATGCGTTGCGCGGCAAGCCGATCACCGATCTTTTCTCGATGGGCGGGCGCATCCACTTCGAAACGCACTTCGCGCCGCTGCTGCAGATGAGCGGCCAACTCGAAGGCATCAGCGTGGAACTGCGGGCCGCGGACGGCTCACGCCGGTCGGTTTTTCTGACCGCCAATGTCAAACGTGGGGCGGACGGTCGGCCTGTGTTGTTGCGCGTCGACATCCAAGACGCCCGGGAGCGACGGTCGTACGAACGAGAGCTGCTCGAAGAGCGTCAGCGCGCCGAATCCGAACGGGCCCGGGCGGAGTCGTTGGCCGAGACCCTGCGACGGTCGCTGCTGCCGCCGTCCTTGTCGGTTCCAGAAGGGCTCACCGCTGCCGCCCACTACCATGCATCGATGCAAGACATCGGCGGTGACTTCTACGACCTATTCCCGTTGTCACACAACGTATCCGGGTTCTTCCTGGGCGATGTGTGCGGCAAGGGACCGGCGGCCGCGGCGATCACGTCGTTGACCCGCTACACCCTGCGCACAGCCGCTGTCGTCGACCCCGACCCGATCACTGTGCTGCACCGGCTCAACACCGTGATCGGCCAGGAGCACCGAGATGACCAAACGCGCTTCTGCACAGTAATTTTCGGCACGCTGACTCAAAAGGACGACGGGTTCGAGGTGCGGCTGGCCAGCGGTGGGCATCCGGCACCGCTGCTGATGGAGGGTTCCGGCGAGGTCAGCTATCTGGATATCACCGGTGGGATGGCTGTCGGCCTGACCGACCGGCCGCGGTTCGTCGACGCCTCGCTGCGACTCGCGCCGGGCGACACCATGCTGCTCTACAGCGACGGCCTGACCGAGGCACGGGTCGGCGACGGCACACGCCGGTACGACGACGACGGCGCACTGCGTCGATTTGTCACGGCCCTGGGACCTGTCGGTGCCGATGAGCTGATCACCGAAATCCGGCAACTTTTAAGCACTTTCGGATCCGGCATCGAAGACGACACAGCAGTTCTGGCGCTCGGCGTTCCCCGCTGA
- a CDS encoding SigB/SigF/SigG family RNA polymerase sigma factor — MFRHLKSLEVGSLASRRQRNDIIEYGLPLADHIARKYSGRGEPFDDLLQAARTGLVNAVNRFDVDNGADFLSFAVPTMMGEVRRHFRDHTWAVKVPRRVKEIQPQLTKARAELSQRLGRAPKIVEIAEHLGIARELVVEGTLGGAQYSTISTDTPTGDGDDDRPVGAVIGTIDPKLDRVLDIETVRPLIAALPERQRIVLNLRFFENMTQTQIAERIGCSQMHVSRILAKALETLRDHAVEPRLAAAG; from the coding sequence ATGTTCCGTCACCTCAAGTCCCTCGAAGTTGGTTCGCTGGCGTCTCGTCGTCAGCGCAACGACATCATCGAGTACGGATTGCCGCTCGCCGATCACATCGCCCGCAAGTACAGCGGCCGGGGAGAACCGTTCGACGACCTCCTGCAGGCCGCCCGAACCGGTCTCGTCAACGCAGTCAACCGTTTTGACGTCGACAATGGCGCAGACTTCCTGTCGTTCGCCGTGCCCACCATGATGGGCGAGGTTCGCCGACACTTCCGCGACCACACGTGGGCCGTCAAGGTGCCGCGCCGCGTCAAAGAGATTCAGCCGCAACTCACCAAGGCTCGGGCGGAATTGTCGCAACGCCTCGGTCGGGCGCCGAAGATCGTCGAGATTGCCGAGCATCTCGGCATAGCGCGAGAGCTCGTCGTCGAGGGAACTCTCGGTGGGGCTCAATACTCGACGATCTCCACCGATACTCCGACCGGGGATGGTGACGACGATCGACCTGTCGGCGCTGTGATCGGCACGATCGATCCCAAGCTGGACAGGGTTCTCGACATCGAGACAGTGCGGCCCCTGATCGCTGCGTTGCCCGAGCGGCAGCGGATCGTTCTCAATCTTCGGTTCTTCGAGAACATGACGCAAACTCAGATCGCAGAACGCATCGGCTGTTCGCAGATGCACGTCTCACGCATCCTGGCCAAGGCGCTCGAGACACTGCGCGACCATGCCGTTGAGCCGCGGCTGGCCGCTGCCGGATAA